The genome window ATTCCGGAAGATCTGATCGAAAGCGAACTGTTCGGCAGCGAGAAAGGCGCGTTCACCGGCGCAACCGAACGCCGCGACGGAAAATTTACGCAGGCGAACGGCGGCACGTTATTTCTCGATGAAGTTGGCGATATGAGTTTGCGCGTGCAAACAAAGGTATTGCGTGTGTTGCAAGATGGTGATTTCCAGCGTGTCGGCGGAAAAGAAACGCTGCGCGCAGATGTGCGGGTGGTTGCCGCAACCAATCGCGATTTGGCGGAAATGGTCAAATCCGGCGATTTCCGGGAAGATCTGTTTTTCCGGCTGAATGTGCTGCCGATTACCGTGCCGCCGCTGCGAGAACGCCGGGAAGATATTCCGCTGCTGGTCGAGCATTTTGCCCGGGAAATTTGTCGGCGAAACGATCGAAAATCGCCGCAATTTGATCCGGCAGTGATGCGCCAGTTGCAACAGTATCGCTGGGCGGGCAACATACGCGAGCTGCACAATCTGGTTGAGCGGCTGATTATTCTCGCCGAAGGCGACCGGATTTCCGTTGCGGATTTGCCGGAATATTTGAACGTGACCGTAAATCCGGCAGACGCAATTGCGCCGGGTAGCAAATCGCTGGCAGAGGTTCGCGAAATCGCCGAACGGCGCTACATCGAGCGCTGCCTCGCGGAAACGGACGGCAACGTGACGCAGGCTGCAAAATTGTTGGGGATGGAGCGCACCAATCTCCATAAAAAAATGAAATCGCTGGGCATTCAATAAACTGTTCGCCCGAAAAATCAACAAATTTGTTGCTTGACAATCCTGCCGCAATTCAAGATATTAGGCATTATCAAGTGAAACTCAGGAAAATCATGCCCCAAAATTTCGATACGGTGTCTGAAAAATTACAGTCTGCGACGGATGATGAGCTGATCGAACGGTTGAAATCGGGGCAATCGCAGGCGTTGTCTGTGCTGTATGACCGCTACGCTTCCCAGCTGTATGGCCTCTCACTGAAAATTTTACAAAACCAATCGCTCGCTCAGGACGTAATTCAAGAGGTGTTTTTGAGCATTTGGAAAAATGCCAAACAATTTGACCGCAAACGCGGTGCACCGATGGCCTGGATGACAATTTTGTGCCGCAACCGCTGCATCGATATTTTGCGATCGAAAGATACGCAAACCAAACGCAGCGCATTTTCAGCGGATGATGAAATCGGAAACCCGGCGCTGATCAGCGAAGTGGAAGAAAGTCCGCTGCATTTGGCGGATTTGTCCCAGTTGCAAAATACTGTCAAAACGGCGTTGGCGGCGTTGCCGGATGATCAGCGGGATTTGCTGGAACTCGCGTATTTTCAGGGATTTTCGCAATCGGAAATCGCCAAAAAACGGGAGCTTCCGTTGGGAACCGTAAAAACCCGGATTCGCTCGGGCATGCTGCGGTTGAGAGAGATTTTTACCCGTATCGGGATCGAGTAACTTATGAAAATGGATAACGAAAAATTGCAAGAACTTGCTGCTGCGTATTCTTTGGGAATGTTGGAAGACGACGAGCGCGAAGTTTTCGAAAACCTGATTAAATCAGGCGATCCGGATGCGATTGCCCAATTGAAAGCCATGCAGGAAGTGGTGACGGTTTTGCCGATGGCGGCAGAGCCGGTAGCGCCGCCGGCATTTTTGAAATCGAAAATTATGGCGGAAATTGAGGCGGAAGCCAAACCGGAAATCGCGGAAACTCCCGCAACGTCCTATCGCGAAGATTCCCGGTTTGAAACGATTGTGGTGGAGCAACTCCGCGAAATGGCTGCCTTTTGGCGCCGCCTGACCTGGGGCGTGGCGATTGCCAGCCTGGTTATTATTGTTGGTGTGGGCATCTATTCCATAAAACTGAAACAGGATGTCCAATATCTCGAAAAACAGGTGGAAATCGGCGGAAACCTGATCAACAATCTGGAAACGGAGCTGAAACGCAAAAACGAATTTTTGACGATTGTGCAGGATGCCAGCGTAAAAGTGTTCGCGCTGAACGGATTGGAAGCCGCACCAAAAGCCTCCGCAACCGTATTTTTATCGGCGGATGAGAAAAAAGCGGTGTTTTCCGCCCAAAATTTGGGCGATTTGGCGACCGGCAAAGATTACCAATTGTGGATGCTCAAAGGCAACCAACCGGTGGACGCCGGATTGCTGACCGCCGAAAACGGTCATTTTGTGGCCACATTTGCGGTCGATTTTTCGCTGGATGAATTGAGCGCATTTGCCGTAACCGTTGAGCCAAAAGGTGGCGTTCCCCAACCCACCGGCACAATGGTGCTGCTGGGAACCACTTCCGGCAGTTGATATTTTTATCATAAAAAATCGAAATTTATCATTTTAGGCGAACGGTTGTTCGCCTTTTTTGTTGGGTTTGAAAAAATATTGCTGATCGATAAGTTGTTGTAAATATGCGATTTGCAGATGTGATCGGATACATTTTCTAAAAATAATTCCCTTTTCTGAAATCCACTCACCCACCTCGTTCGTAATTCAACTGCAACGATAAAACATTGCTTTAATGCGCATTAAAGCCTTTTCATAAACCAAATCTTATGATGGAGGCTATATGATTTCCATAAATCGATCATTATTTCGAATACTGATTTCGGCGTGGTGCATCCTCGCGACAGCCGGCATGCTGATGTTGCATGCCAGCAGTCACCGCGAAGCGCCGCTAATCAGCCAGGATCCGCTGGCAGACAATACGGATTTATATGTGTTCCGGTCACCGGATGACCCGAATTCTGTTATCATTATCGCAAATTATATTCCGCTGGAATTGCCGGAAGGCGGACCGAATTACGCCACTTTCGGCGAAAATATTCGATATGAAATCCACATCAAAAACAGCACGTATGTGGGAATGCTCGGCGGTGCGATGGACGACATCACCTACCGTTTCACGTTCACGCAGGAAAACGAAGACCCGACCACGTTTTTCAACATCCGGTTGGGCATGCAGAACCTGAAAACCACTTACACTTGCGAAAAAAGCACCGATGGCGGAATGAGCTGGACAACCATCGTCGATAACGGCGTGGTGCCGCCGAACAACATCGGGCCGCGTTCCATCGAAGGCGCAGCCGGACTCGGCACCAGCTACGATCAACTCGTGCAAAACGCGATCACCACCGCAACCACCGGCGAAACGGTATTTTGCGGACCGCGTGACGATGCATTTTTCGTCGATTTGGGCGGTATTTTCGATCTCGGACAAACCCGCAGCGCATACGGCACGAACGCATCCAATCCGGATAACGCCCGCGATGCCGTTGCCGGTTTCAACACGCACACTATTTCGATGAAAATTCCCATCAGCATGTTGCAAAAAGATGGCAAAGACGTCAGCCAGGCAACCGGCATTCTCGATCCCGATTTTGTGATCGGCGTGTGGGCATCTGCCAGTCGTCAGCAAATCAAAACCTTGTCCATGGATGGCAGCAAACCAACCTACAGCGGACCGTGGGTGCAGGTATCCCGTTTGGGCATGCCGTTGACTAACGAAGCGATTATTCCAATCGGCGAAAAAGATCACTGGAACTCCGTGACGCCTTACAGCGCGGAAGAGCAGGGTTTTGTGGCGTATTTCGCGAATCCGGAATTGGGATTGTATATGGATGACAGCCAGTTCGGCGGTGCAGTTCCGGCGCTTTCTGATCTGCGAATCCAGTCCATGAGCTATCCGGCAATTGGCGTTATTCCGGGCTATTCCGATCCGGGATTTGATTTCCGCAACGGAAAAGACGGTGCATTTGCCGCCGCATTTATTCCCGGCATCGATTTCACCGGAACTGCGATTGCCGTGCCCACCGGACCTGCGGCAGACGGAATGCCCATCCAAACCGCACTGGTTGCGCCGGGCGAACCGCGTCGTGCGGATGTGTTTCCGGTATTCTATTTTGGTGTGCCCGCTTTGCCGCCGTATGAACTGGCAACCGGCAAAACCGGTGGACCGCTCAGCAAAGGTAAACCGTTTATTCACAACTTTTTACCGATCACCAGCGATGCCGGTGTGCTTTACGGTGGCGACATGCTCCGGTTGAATATGGCAACGCCGGTAACGGATCGCGGCAACAGCGAATACACAAATAACGCCCGGATGGGGCTGGTTCGCGCCGCCGTGTTGGGATTGACAGATCCGGCATTTGCGGACACCACTATTCAATCCATTCCGCACATGGACGGTTTCCCGAACGGACGCCGTTTGGAAGATGACGTGACCACCATTTCGCTGCAAGCGGTTGGCGGGCTGGTGTTGGCAGCCGTCGGATTTCCGTTTGACGATGCAACCGCCGGAAATTACAGCGATCTCGCATCGCCGGCGCTGGTTGCCGAACTCACCTACAACGGCGGCCCGACAGCCAACGATGTGCCGTTGCTCAGCCAATTCCCGTATCAGGCAGAGCCGCACCGCGGATACGATTATGTGAAGCAATTGACCGCTGTTGAGCCAATTATGGTTGGCATCAGCGAATCGCCGATTGGCGTTGGTGTGCCGAAGGCGTTCATTCTGGAACAAAATTATCCGAATCCTTTCAATCCGTCCACGACTATCAAATATCATGTGTCGAAACCGGCGGATGTGCGCATCAATGTGTATAACACGCTCGGTCAGTTGGTCGCCACGCTGGTGGACGGACAAAAAGCAGCCGGTACCTACTCAATCAATTGGGACGCCAAAAATCTGGCGAGCGGCACCTACTTTTATCAAATGGAAGTGGGTAACGATATCATCACCAAAAAATCAATTCTTGTGAAATAGCCATCCTTCAGGCAGCGCGCATTGTCGGGGCAGCGATGTCCCGGCAATGTGTTATTATCGAAAAATTGAGGACAATAAAATGATTCGCAAAATAGCCATTTTAACAGCTTTCGTCATTGCAGGATTTACCGGGATGTTGATGCTCAAGCATTACGTGATTGATGTGCATGACCACGATCATCACGATCACGATCATCACGGTGTGCATGAGCATTCTCACGATCATTCGCACGAAAAAGATGTGCAAATTTCCCCGAAACTGCAGCAATTGCTCGACCGCGAAACGGCGCTGAACGCGGCAATCCAACAACGCCCGGATGATTTGAAAAGCCGCACCGCACTCGCGGAAACCTACGTGCAGCTCGCCCGGATGAACGGCGATCACAATGATTTTGTGCACAAAGCGCTGCGGGTTGCGGATAACACATTGGACATCGCGCCGGAAAATACCGAAGCGCGGATGATCAAAATTTCCGTTTTGCTGACGCTGCATCAGTTTGAAAAAGCTAAAATGTTGGCGGAATCGCTGGCAAGGGAATTTCCGCATAATGCCTTTGTTTACGGCGCACTCTGCGATGCAAATGTGGAACTCGGCAATTATCCGGAAGCCGTTGCGGCGTGTGATAAAATGTTGAGCATCCGCCCCGATTTGCGCTCGTATAGCCGCGCATCCTATCTCCGGGAAATTCACGGCGATATGCCCGGCGCTATCGCAGCGATGAAATTGGCGGTGAAATCCGGTGTGCACGGCTCGGACGAACGCAATTGGGCGCTGTGTCATCTGGCAAATTTGTATCTGCAAACGGGTGATATTGAAAACGCGGAGATAATTTACAACGGCGTGCGGGAGCTGCAACCCAACCGAACTGAAGCGATTATCGGTTTGGCGGATATCGCCAGTATTAACAATGGGTTAAGCGAAGGGATATCTGTGCTGGAAACATATGCAGATCACGATGCGGATCATAAAATCATCGAAAAACTGGCGCTGATGTTAGTTGCAAACGGCAACGATTTGAAAGCCACAGAGATGATCGCGCATGCAGCAGAAGGATTGCACGAACAGGCTGCAATCGGCTGGAATATTGATCTGGAACTCGCCAGATTTTACGCCGATTGCAACGTGAATCTGGACGAAGCGCAGACGCGCATCGAGCGCGAATATCAGCGTCGCCCGGAAAATATTGATGTGTTGGCAACCTACGCATGGGTGGAATTCCGGCGCGGCGAGATCCAAAAAGCACTGCCGTTGATGGAAAAAGCGCTGCGGATGGAAACGAAACGTCCGGTATATCTGTATCACGCGGCGGAAATTTACAGTGCTGCCGGCGATCTGCGAACCGCACAAAACTATCTGAAATTATGCAAATCTGACAAATTTTTGCTACCCGCACAAAATCTCGAAAGCGCCCGCGAATTGGAAAAACGACTCCACCAATTTGCGCAACAGGCACAGGTCACTCCCAACAAGCATCAAAAAAGCTGAGTTGTTCGGCGCAATCGAGTTGTCCTCACACACCCCCATAAGCTCCGGTCTGTTCGACGGGGCTTTTTTTTCTGGATTCTGGATGTTGGATTCTTTGGATTCTGGATATTGTTAGAATTGGGTTGATTGCCAATCTGTAGTAGGTAACAGTCGCGACAGTTCCGTCTTTTATTTCAAAGTGAGCGCATCGCAACGAAGCAATTTATTTCCAGCATCCAGAAACCAGAAACCAGAAACCAGCCTCAGGAAACCCGCCCAACTGCCTCTGCAATTTTCTCTGCCGGCGCGCACAGCGACACGCGAATGTAACCGCGTCCGTTGCTGCCAAAAATGCTCCCCGGCGCGATAAAAATATCTTTTGAATAGAGCAAATCATCCACAAACGCTTCGGCGTTTTTTGCGGCATCCGGCAGTTTTGCCCATGCGAACATGCCCGCGCTGCCGCTGTCGTAAGTGCAGCCGAGCGCATCCAGAAACCGATACACCAGTTGCTGACGATCCACATATGCGGCGTTTTGTTCGGCGTGCCATTCGTCGGAATTTTGGAGAGCTTGCGCAGCCGCGAGTTGCATCGGCAAAAATTGTCCGGAGTCGATATTGCTTTTTACCTTGATAATCGTATCGAGATAATCCGCGTTTCCGCAAAGCATGCCGACGCGCCATCCTGCCATATTGTGCGATTTGCTGAGCGAGTTGAGCTCGATGGCGCAATCCAGTGCACCGTCAACTTGCAGCAGGCTCAACGGATTGGGGTTCAGAAT of Calditrichia bacterium contains these proteins:
- a CDS encoding sigma-54-dependent Fis family transcriptional regulator; the encoded protein is MKNLTVCVVDDEKNIRRSFELILRNRVKSLQVFEAGEALLDALPGETVDALFLDVQLPGIDGIETLKRLKEISPTTEVVMISGHATLSTAVDATRAGAYDFLEKPLQKEKIVLTLEHLAERQSLKQRFADLQSAISAENRIIGESPAILSVLQKVKKIAPTDSKVLITGESGVGKELVAFAIHQNSTRAKQPFVKMNCAAIPEDLIESELFGSEKGAFTGATERRDGKFTQANGGTLFLDEVGDMSLRVQTKVLRVLQDGDFQRVGGKETLRADVRVVAATNRDLAEMVKSGDFREDLFFRLNVLPITVPPLRERREDIPLLVEHFAREICRRNDRKSPQFDPAVMRQLQQYRWAGNIRELHNLVERLIILAEGDRISVADLPEYLNVTVNPADAIAPGSKSLAEVREIAERRYIERCLAETDGNVTQAAKLLGMERTNLHKKMKSLGIQ
- a CDS encoding DUF4331 family protein, with translation MLMLHASSHREAPLISQDPLADNTDLYVFRSPDDPNSVIIIANYIPLELPEGGPNYATFGENIRYEIHIKNSTYVGMLGGAMDDITYRFTFTQENEDPTTFFNIRLGMQNLKTTYTCEKSTDGGMSWTTIVDNGVVPPNNIGPRSIEGAAGLGTSYDQLVQNAITTATTGETVFCGPRDDAFFVDLGGIFDLGQTRSAYGTNASNPDNARDAVAGFNTHTISMKIPISMLQKDGKDVSQATGILDPDFVIGVWASASRQQIKTLSMDGSKPTYSGPWVQVSRLGMPLTNEAIIPIGEKDHWNSVTPYSAEEQGFVAYFANPELGLYMDDSQFGGAVPALSDLRIQSMSYPAIGVIPGYSDPGFDFRNGKDGAFAAAFIPGIDFTGTAIAVPTGPAADGMPIQTALVAPGEPRRADVFPVFYFGVPALPPYELATGKTGGPLSKGKPFIHNFLPITSDAGVLYGGDMLRLNMATPVTDRGNSEYTNNARMGLVRAAVLGLTDPAFADTTIQSIPHMDGFPNGRRLEDDVTTISLQAVGGLVLAAVGFPFDDATAGNYSDLASPALVAELTYNGGPTANDVPLLSQFPYQAEPHRGYDYVKQLTAVEPIMVGISESPIGVGVPKAFILEQNYPNPFNPSTTIKYHVSKPADVRINVYNTLGQLVATLVDGQKAAGTYSINWDAKNLASGTYFYQMEVGNDIITKKSILVK
- a CDS encoding anti-sigma factor, whose translation is MKMDNEKLQELAAAYSLGMLEDDEREVFENLIKSGDPDAIAQLKAMQEVVTVLPMAAEPVAPPAFLKSKIMAEIEAEAKPEIAETPATSYREDSRFETIVVEQLREMAAFWRRLTWGVAIASLVIIVGVGIYSIKLKQDVQYLEKQVEIGGNLINNLETELKRKNEFLTIVQDASVKVFALNGLEAAPKASATVFLSADEKKAVFSAQNLGDLATGKDYQLWMLKGNQPVDAGLLTAENGHFVATFAVDFSLDELSAFAVTVEPKGGVPQPTGTMVLLGTTSGS
- a CDS encoding sigma-70 family RNA polymerase sigma factor; the encoded protein is MPQNFDTVSEKLQSATDDELIERLKSGQSQALSVLYDRYASQLYGLSLKILQNQSLAQDVIQEVFLSIWKNAKQFDRKRGAPMAWMTILCRNRCIDILRSKDTQTKRSAFSADDEIGNPALISEVEESPLHLADLSQLQNTVKTALAALPDDQRDLLELAYFQGFSQSEIAKKRELPLGTVKTRIRSGMLRLREIFTRIGIE